One window from the genome of Dyadobacter sp. CECT 9275 encodes:
- a CDS encoding ROK family protein, protein MKLWGVDLGGTKIECAVLDSDNNLEVVLRKRLPTESAKGYEHILSQIKKLVDLVAEEIGEVPQKVGFATPGVLEPESQLMKNCNTTCLNGMPLAKDLEKILGVPVKLANDANCFALAEALMGSGKDFPEAEVVFGVIMGTGVGGGLVVHNKIIGGHHGIGGEWGHNILEENGEPCYCGKSGCVEQVISGPALERYYEQVSGEKQSLKTILQQYQEGGNEFARATVERLIEFYGKAISTLINVLDPGLIVIGGGVGNIDLLYTEGYEKIKKYIFNKGIVTTPILKPKLGDSAGVFGAALL, encoded by the coding sequence ATGAAACTTTGGGGAGTAGACTTGGGCGGTACCAAGATAGAATGTGCCGTACTGGATTCTGATAATAATCTGGAAGTAGTTTTGAGAAAACGTTTGCCAACAGAATCGGCAAAGGGATATGAGCATATATTGTCCCAGATTAAAAAACTCGTCGATCTGGTGGCTGAGGAAATTGGTGAGGTACCTCAAAAAGTAGGCTTTGCCACGCCGGGTGTGCTGGAACCTGAGTCGCAGCTTATGAAAAATTGTAACACCACATGCCTTAACGGGATGCCCTTGGCAAAGGATCTTGAAAAAATACTGGGTGTCCCGGTCAAGCTGGCCAATGACGCCAACTGTTTTGCATTGGCTGAGGCGCTGATGGGGTCTGGTAAAGATTTTCCCGAGGCGGAAGTTGTGTTCGGCGTGATCATGGGCACCGGCGTGGGCGGTGGTCTTGTGGTGCATAATAAGATCATAGGCGGACATCATGGCATCGGCGGAGAATGGGGACATAATATCCTTGAAGAGAATGGTGAGCCTTGTTACTGCGGAAAATCGGGGTGTGTGGAACAGGTGATCTCTGGTCCTGCACTTGAAAGATATTATGAGCAGGTTAGTGGGGAGAAGCAGTCGCTCAAAACTATCCTTCAGCAATACCAGGAGGGTGGAAACGAGTTTGCCCGGGCAACTGTTGAAAGGTTGATCGAATTTTATGGCAAAGCGATTTCAACGCTCATCAACGTATTGGACCCCGGACTGATCGTGATTGGCGGAGGTGTGGGCAATATCGACCTGCTGTATACCGAGGGGTATGAAAAAATTAAAAAGTACATTTTCAACAAGGGCATCGTTACCACACCTATCCTGAAACCAAAACTCGGTGACAGCGCCGGGGTTTTTGGAGCGGCACTGCTGTAA
- a CDS encoding YceI family protein yields MRKLFLLFLLSAGSVLTYAQTWKNDKAHSQLKFDVTHLGVSTVSGAFTDFDATITATKPDFSDAKFELTAKTASINTGVEKRNDHLKSADFFDAAANPELTFKSTGLKIIAKDKFQLTGDLTMHGVTKPVTLELWYRGTITNQMSKKPVAGFRATGTVKRADFGIGPKFQPPMISEEVLIIADGEFGPQ; encoded by the coding sequence ATGAGAAAATTATTCCTTTTATTCCTTTTGTCAGCAGGTTCGGTTTTAACCTACGCACAGACGTGGAAGAACGACAAAGCGCATTCGCAGCTTAAATTTGATGTTACCCACCTGGGTGTCTCGACGGTTTCCGGTGCTTTTACTGACTTTGATGCCACCATTACGGCGACAAAACCTGATTTCAGCGATGCCAAATTTGAGCTTACAGCAAAAACGGCATCTATTAATACAGGCGTTGAAAAGCGTAATGATCACCTGAAATCAGCTGATTTTTTTGATGCAGCGGCTAATCCTGAATTAACTTTTAAAAGTACTGGTCTGAAAATCATAGCCAAGGATAAATTCCAGCTTACCGGTGATCTGACCATGCACGGTGTTACAAAGCCAGTAACACTGGAGCTTTGGTACCGGGGTACCATTACCAATCAGATGAGTAAAAAGCCGGTGGCTGGTTTCAGGGCAACCGGAACTGTAAAGCGTGCTGATTTCGGTATTGGGCCTAAATTTCAACCACCAATGATCAGCGAAGAAGTACTGATCATCGCTGACGGCGAATTTGGTCCTCAGTAG